Within the Miscanthus floridulus cultivar M001 chromosome 17, ASM1932011v1, whole genome shotgun sequence genome, the region AGATCCTTCCCTTTTCTTGAATTGTTGCGCTACGTCCCTGTCGCGAGTTGGGAGCGGGGAGGTCGTCAGGGGACGGCGATTTCGGCCAGAGGAGGCCATGCCAGCGGCGATGGAGTGGCGGGGAAGAATGAGGGAAGTAGTGTGCACCCTTAGGGCTGCCTGGCTCAGTGCGAGGCAGGTCCATGGTCTCCCAGCCACGTGCGCAAGTGGCATGTCCGTGGTGGCGGTTGTTGTGCTGACAAAGGCGAACGGGACGACGCTGCAAGGGTTGAGGAGGCGGTCGAGGCGCTGGAAGCAGACGCAAAGGCGGTGCTGGGGTGGCTCGATGATGCCTAGGCAATGGAGGAGTGAGCGATGCAGCAGCTCGGCTGCTCGGCCATGCCGAATGGGAGCACAATGAGAGAGACCGAGGGAGAGCAGGGCCACACGTCGTTTCCCTTTTCGTGAGCACGGCAAGGTGGCGAGCTGGCGGCCATGCAAGCAGCGAGGGCACCACGCGACCTGTAGCACTTGTGCACGGTCGGCCGGCCAAGCTTCAGTTTGAAATCAGCAGAGCTGACAATACCACCGCAAACATACAAGCTGAAACTTAATCTTTGTCCCTTCTTAACACCAAATatgtttagttttggcacaaacGGTAGTAACTCGGATTATATGAGGACTACAAATTTTCTTAAAGGTTTTTGGTCTAACTCGGATTATATTGGAAGATAGAGAGCTGCAAAATAGGGCTCATGAAACCGAAAATTCAGGTTTTCAGTTAAcccagacttagcaaaatttcgagCTCCCAAAATAGtcatggattccaacttgagggcttGGTTTTACTTTATTACAAGCTGATCTGGCTCCTagcccaaaaacaaagtttgttctactccactcaaacttcaacttttatttaggttccactgtcATGCGAACACTCTAAGCTACAGTTCAAAcctaagtcaaagtagcatcatggcAAAGCTTAATTTAGAGTTTTaggccgattgaggcattttcttgacttctactcaacatgaacccttcatgacttttgttgtagagttcaattagagtcatttgcgtaaggtagcaaggtttggttgatgacctataatttccattcacttaataaagcaatccaagaaagaatgtaactcatcatttcatgtgacttgttagctccaaacttcatgaaacctttccactggtcaagatggatgcatgttgatgtaatgtacatgaaataagcatgtttaaaattactcttgcataatcttgcataatcttaacaagggtccacctataagtaagggtgtgttgtccaagtttaagttggagctcactctcgtagatttgatcttgacaccttcatcaccacttaacatgtcatgtttaggctcaaacccattgcttaattggtgacaaacacctagggtgttacatataccccaatccctctttatagacaGATGCTCTTTGGATACCCAaacacataagcaagcagtcctcaccaccataggctttgccaaAGGtgagagtgagctcattgacctccttctttaaggtctcattctcaaccataagtgaggcatcacaagcgaaaccatcactcataggtgaagTACTAGTGGTAGTGCTAGatgagctacaagaagggttagtgggagcaacaatgataggcttataaaaagattcatcaatgatatcacaagttaagcccacatcacatgttacaattACTCTCTCATGCTATTCAACAAGAGtgaaatgagctttttcaagcttggagtgagctttgccaagcttatcATGGacatcctctagcctctcatgagtagcattgagctcatcaaaggcttacttaagggcttttagttccttatgcaagtctttgcattcccttctcttgatgtcaaagtgtgtTTTAGCATCTTCAagcatgtcaattagttcatctttggttggttcatcatcatcactatcactatcattttcattttcacattcatcatcacatccatcatcatgagtttgtaccttagtggccttagccatgaagcaagttgatgaagtgtcaaagagagaaggcttctcatttatggcaatgcttgcaagagcctttgTCTTGGTGGtcatgtcatcatcacttgaggaagcatcactatctcaagtgaccacatatgaaccacccttcttcttattcttgaaggtaatcttgtccttcttctccttcttgtccttattgttgtcatcatcattgtcactattgtatggacattcctcaatgagatgatccttgctattgcacttgaagcaccttctagCTTCATTCTTGCTCTTAGAtgatgacttctttcttcttgcacaatagctcttcttcaccatgaacttgccaaacctcttcacaaagagagtcatcttctcatcatccatttcatcaaagcttgaatcatcatcttcacttgatgtttcttgcttggccTTACCCTTTGATGATGtggtggccttgaatgccacactcttcttcttcttctcatccttattGTCATCATTCTTCtccttgttcttttcttccttctcttcatcatctctataagtatcattggtcttcacatctcccaacacttggtttggtgtcatggtgtccaaaccactcctcactagaatagtgaccaatgtggtAAATCTcgatggtaagcatctcaagaacttgtgggaagtcattgtccttcacctcttctccaagtgctttgagataattgacaatcacttgtagcatgtggaacatctccgacacactctcatcatccttcatcttgaagcttgcaaacttctccttgagaatgcatgccttggcacccttcatggcttgagtgctcacaaatgattcttccaacttcttctatgcctcatgcgccatctcaatgttcttgatttgctcaaatgttctcttatccaaagcatcatgaatggcgctaagagcaatatcattgttttggagcaatACTCAATCTTGgttatctcaatcttggtctccacacCTTCCACGCCTTCCTATTAATTGACTTGATgtaggtggtcatctttgacttccaatatggataatttgagccatcaaattggggtggcttcttggtgttgttgatttgagccattttcacactgtaggttgttaagcctcaaatcatagtGACcacagctttgataccacttgaaaggtcccaatggctagaggggggaggtgaatggcctattaaaaattctctacaacaacacttaagacaagtggttagacaattatacgGCGAAGTGAGTGTtagtgctagcctactaaaaatgcaatccTCCTAtctacaattctagttgctatagtctCAATGTCACAcacaaggctaagtcactaccacaaagttagtgagctctcaaagactaacaaaatatctacactaaccaaactatacaagacacaagctagctctcaaaactagttacactaaagagcttacctacactaggaaagtaaatGCACAAGAGAGGTAGTGAGTTATACCGTCAtggcaagagatgatcaatcaatcacaatgaataccaatgaatttCTCGGAGACAAGATGAGATAATGATTTttcatcgaggttcacttgcttaccggtaagctagtccccattgtggcgattcacccacttgtaggttcacacgctaataggcatcacatgcctaacccacaattgggtgccgtacaaccaacataagatggggATCACACATGCCATGAGCAatacactagagtaccttttggctctccaccggggaaacaTCAAGAACCcatcataatcaccacgattggagccaaagataatcaccttcctctgctcgatgatccttgctgcaccaagccatctaggtggcggcaaccaccaagagaaacaagcgaatcctacagtgaaacacaatcaccaagttcctctagatgcaatcactcaaagcaatgcacttggatgctctctaatctcaccaaatgatgaatcaattaaGTAGGATGAGTGAGAGATGATTGTCTAGGCTCACTAGGGTGTATTCTTAATAGAAATGGCCATGAGAGTGAGCCCAATCTATCCATGCAtgttaaatagagcccccaacaaAAAAGAGCCATTGGGCTCAAGGGGTAGCCCCTTGCACAGTGATCAGACGCACTGGTCAGGATGACTAGACGCATGCCCCCAGTGTCTggtcgcgcgatgcacgccatgCGTCCCCCTACATTCAACCTCATCTACTGATCTCCAATGGTCAGATTTGCCCATGCCCTCGCTTAAGTGATGATCGGACTCAGCCGAGCAAGTACAGACACACCAGCGCCGCATCCACTAGCCCTACATGCCCGCTCAGTCAATGCCAAGACTAGATGCACTGCTCAGCCACCTGATGCTATGCCACCACGCATCCGATCAGATCCACTAAGGGTCTAGAGATGAATTTTCAGAACCAGACGCGTTAGATCAACGTCGACCGGTCTCTCTCCTGTGTCTAATCATTTCTGGCCATGTGTTCTACTCACGTCAGCATATGTCATCATTGACTAGACCTAGAAGCAGCACGTCCAATCACCTCcttgcaccagcgtccggtcaatagaccgaGATCGAGCCACTCTAGCCATGATGACCGGACTCACTAGGCCAACATCTGGTCACTGCATGAAAAGAGTCTGGTCGATCAAAACTCCTCCTTTTGAtctccaacttctccacccttgctcaaatgtgctaaccactaagtgtatcaccttgtgcatagtgtgttagcatattttcacaaacattctcaatggtgttagcactccctagaatctaaatgcatatgcaatgaattagaacatctagtggcactttgataaccgcatttcatgatgagtttcacccctcttaatagtatgactatctatcctaaatgtgatcatagtcactaagtgtctcgatcaccataACAAAATGACCtaatggatatcacctttgccttgagcccattttgtttttctccttcttttccaagcctaagcacttgatcatcaccatggccatcaccaccatcatgatcttcatccatttgctcaaccacttggaatatgctaccctatctcatgatcacttagagcaagggttagcacctagggtttcatcaattaaccaaaaccaaactagagcttttcacttgggtagccaaagggtGTCTCTCAACAAAGTGGgactaggctatacccccaagaaggaCAAGGCAACTTTTGCTCCTCACaatactagttttgtgaagaacaatgatcgtTATTGctatagttgcaagcaagttgggcatctAAGCAAGTTGGGCATCTAGAGCAACAATGCatgaacaagaacaagaatgccaatgtatcctcaattaagtttgattcttgttatttgcttatcaagggtaccaatggtgtgaaggctaagttcattggtgcacctattgtgggctcaaagaagaaagccattttggTGCCCAAGAGCctagttactaaccttcaaggacctaggcaagtttgggtacctaaaaagaattgatcttcttttgtaggtcaattataaagatggaggaaggcattgggtgcttgatagtgggtgcacacaacacatgactagtgatgcaagaatgttcaattcaattaaCACAAGTGGCAACAATGAGTTTGAtagcatcacatttggtgataatggcaaaggaaaggtcaaggggcttggtaagattgctatAACAAATGAAATGAGTATCctaaatgtgctactagtagagtcACTcaacactactaggaatatccacttctatggtGAACAGCTTTCATCACtaaaggagccaaattcgtcataattttagttttatgacaaATTTATGACAAAAACATGGTTTGTCATAGAAGTCACTGCCATACTTGaacttctatgatgaatctagaattcgtcatagaagtggcttgatctatgatgaaaaacTTGACCATCATAGAAGTGTTTTGGCATGCAGTGGTAGGGGGCAGCCATGTTGGCGGGtgcttccattggagatgctttccatgtgtacatgctatagccggttgcattggagatggtttgggtacgtgtcaccttcttattgcacaacatggCCATCTCTAGTTCTTGCATGTTTCCAGGTTCTTACTAGACCACATACCGGGTCCCTGTTGTTCCACAAGTCAATTTTCTATTGGCACATGTGTCATGTTGTGGTCGGGTCACgagtcacttcttcattggaccatgtgtcgtatttttattggtccacatggcaGTGACCACAATACCCTGCatgtctttcttttactcgaccaCGTGTCACTGATGTTGTACGtcatgtgtgttagtattttattGGGCCACATGTCACACCCTAAGCTACCCACAGTGTCTTTTTTATTCGACCACGTGGCAGAACGGATTTGTAGCCATTTATTTGATTCATATTGGCCCACGTGTCCTGTCCTAGCACTTACATGTGTCATTCACTAGTTCATCCATGTGTTAGACTCTTATTCAATGACTGTGTCCTATGCTGGATCTATCGCATGCACACCAATCATTATGTTAGAAAAAATGATTTTAGATCTACACTACTGCATaaaatgactacatgcataattatattgaacctAAATCAAATAATAGCATTTTAGCTTGGAAGCAAACCATTGATAGAGTTCACATTTCAAGTCAACACAAGTTCACATCAAAACATcaaacaaaccacatgttcactacatcaacaagactgagagttaccagtgctcaagagcatgatatgctcatagagcttattgtactcctcctattgctgtttcttgaactcctcaaactccctttcagTGTTTTCTACCTTCTTATTTAGTTGATCCACTTGTTCAGTGAGGCCAGCTAAACTTTCCTATTGAGCAGCAAGCTACTCCTGAAGTCTAGAGCAGCTTGTCctaataccagcattcttcaaagaaaaggtgttgcaACTGACCTGggagaggaccttggaaacaacaacagcaataggttctgctcgtatagtttccatagcttcctacaaAAACCAAGGATGAGATCCATGCACATCTGATGGCTCTACAATGTCAGtacctcctccctcttccccatgatgaatccatgtggtgtatgtgggtgacaTTGTGTACATAAGTGGTGCCTTCACCTCTTGCCAAGTTTTATCCACCTGGTTAAGACATTGTGTACATGGGCAAGGGATCTTTTGCTCTAAGTATTTTTGTTTAACCCACTCAATGAACTCTTCAACTCCATGGTCAACGTCGACGAGAATGGTCTCCCATAAGGAATCCATGATCTATCCATCTATTGCAGCAAAAGTATGCAAAGTCCATTAGAGTTTAGACCATTGGGTGGACAATGGCAAAAttagcattagaacaaagcataCAGTGTTCGAGAGTACTAATTTGTGCATTTGTTTATATCATACTATGGGACAGtttagttttctatttttgtgtgatAAAAGCATTTATTACAATTGAAATTCATACATAACAGCCTTTCTTTATGTGTACTTCACTTTATCATGTACAGAAAATGCAGTCCTATAATCATAGAAGaaggtactcatacctttgttctaCGAACTGGCATGGCTCCGTTGTAAGCTGCCTCTACTGCGCCTAATCACATGGATGCCAATGCCACCACGCTCCACCGGGAGAGCCCCGCCACCCTCTGGGAATCGGATGGATTGGTCCACCATCTACGACTGCATATatatagggaacaaaggttcattacCAAATAattattcatatgttaccttggacattatattgacgcCCGATCTAATGtcgcagaaggtcttgtggaagattctttatccaatggtacactcgatcgtcgatacgcctggatcatccttcttagcaaggaatggtgaagcgaggaggtggtcgtactcaaATCAGAGTGTGTAGATCATGTTGACCATTTCTTCTTATGGCTGATtggtcttgttcttcctccttcttcagttcttcttcttggtcactgttatCTCTTCAGGTAGGTGTGGCttttgtggatgactaggagattgcaagatgcggttcttgaaagagaacttctcctttttatccttgattgtgaagcagatcttggcactgtccgcatagatgatggcttttgtgaTGCTCAAGAAAGGTCGGCCTAGGATGATAGGTACCCTTTCttctccacctatttccaaaaccacaaagtctatgggaacatatgattgtctcACTCAGATGATGGCATCTTCAAGAGCTCCCTTGTGGTAGTAGAGTGATTGATCTGCAAGTTGCAAACGCATGTTTGTGTATAGCAAAGTATCTCAAAtaattttatcatagattaccttaggcattATGCTAACACTTGCTCTAAAGTCATAGACAGCTTCCTAGAAGATATGAGATCCAATGGTGATAGGGATGATAGGTCTCCCTGGATCACCTTTCTCATCAGGCAAGgtgtaatctatccaccttcctgtCGATGGCTCTATGTAGTAGTAAGTTGCATTGTGAATAcggacaagatttgtagtttctaaatCTTCCGACTGCCCTACAATCTTACCTTTGTTAGATGGAGGAACAGCAGCCAccaactgagctatttgtgattctatcattttattaaagctatgctggttcttaatggtagaagcaaagctatccattctattatttatgttttataatattttatcattggtagctaccttcttagataatccttccataagtctagattggccagcaattaattctctgaagagtggttgattgaagttattataattattaccttgagggttaccttggtagtttggcctctattgctggttccatccttgattctactgAGGATGGAAGTAATTGTTGTTgacgaagttcacatcctcatgaatTTTCGAATAGCTGTTCCTtgaatgcccagtgtttccacactcCTCACATGTCAtacgggaatcatgaatgtgcatcacttcttgcttctcattggctcggtctttgagcttcttcatctgtaggtccatcttggcagatagcatgtctacctccttgagttgatgcatacctccacctctcttgtgggttTGAACACATTCTTGATTccagccttggttggaggccatcttctccacaagagtggtCGCAGCTGGAAGTGTAAGTGACAAGAATGCACCTCCACCAGCAGCATCCATGGTCTCACTagtactgttggtcaacccaaGGTAGAAcatctacatgagtagccaattctccatcccataatGAGGACATTCTAAAATATAGTCTTGAAAGCGTTtccatgcctcagggatagattcatcatgttgctgctaaaaacttgaaattctcccacacagagcattggtcttgctcaTGGGAAAGAACTtcgctaggaaggcagtggagcaattatcccatgtagtgtttctatctttgttggcgtagaaccactgctttgccttccccaaaagtgagaatgggaagaggcaaagtaaaatggcatccttggttactcccttgatggtgaaagtgctgcaaatctctagaaagtgttggagatgtgtactcgcatcttcatgtgcctttccacaaaattggatcgcttgcaccatattgatgagagccggcttgagcttgaatccattgtctccaacttTGACATTAGGTCTAGTACGGATTTTGGCAGTGGATGGAGCAGAAAATTCACAGAGAGTCCAGTTAGCCATGACTTCAAAttctagtgttaagctttgccttatatggttgtcttttGACTTTAAAGCTAAAACTTttttgagtttagccttagtcctCTTAAGTAGTGCTTCTGGATTGTCCATGTAGTTTGCCaaaaggtcaaaaccggtcatacattaccctacataagatacgcaaatagacaaaacaagggtaagcctgtttgagcagaggttTATGGTTTATCTCattcacatcaataagtataagtttatcaatacttcctttgcctagctaccttccccagcAACAGCGCTagaaaagcttgttggtatttgctaacttgtcacttgttttaatagccacctattaattacctacatctcctaacattactttactaggttatcatccctagtgatggggccagagatgcttgttggtgccgcctagcatcactactagaatgatactaagtagttctttattatcttacatgactagaaagaatatatagatatgaatgaaaaaggatctgcaagcgcacagataatataccattctagcacttcacccgggactattctaggtatcgttatttatatttttaccacagggaaggtctagcatggacaagtattaatagcttatactattgatggagaagtaaaccataaccaatattctactcataactggggtaagtcataggataagatatataataagtattgatcaatgataatgataaatcactcagagtactcctttctatggcaatagcatggtcaggtagaatattagaggaataattcctaggtcatccttaattataagtcaaagcatacattgattagtgcaattacacctagtaatcatggctaagatcatcttcatatctacatataagggatattactagggaagaGTAAGAACATATCTTCCTTCATAATCAGATCCTATGTGCTACctacatcggggagtggactacaatggcctcaatgggagtgtcacgtctacgatctaccacatgacccagaatatagggtgtattcgtaggtaaacaatgtataagcaccacgcttacacaatgtcgaccacccacccatggtaccttagggtgagcgctatatgaacttatgcatgaacatgatgataatccaactacaCTGAGcttataatcaaagtagacaatgaacattataacgaagaacatgaataagatgaatactaatattgtcataacaattgtatcaagcatataaaaataatagagatacaaaagagagggtgtacaaagattataccgaaccatgctcttgacacgatcgggaatccaagtgaagcctgcttgcctccctctagacctagcataacttgctatgccctagaatatgatggatCTGTAAGGATGATTACGGTTTCTgttttctcaaatgacttgatgacaagGGTTATGCCTAGGGGAGAGGTaggggctagattatatagccctgagggtccaacatgagcccttggatcaaaccgacttaagcaataGCCTAGAAGCATCCTCTAAGGTGGTGGGGAACCAACATAGCaatgaggctgataggtgggtcccatAGGGGCCAGGCGGCCCACCAAGAGGCCAGGTGGTGCCACCTGTCAGGGGGTGGCCCTCTGCTTCGGTGATGTGGCTTCTGagcccttctagagtcttcccatgtaggTACCATGGTGGGACTTCGTATTTTCCTTtgatgattaggtcctccttggcggttttctaattaaaccctcatggaaacacagattcaccaaaacttatagaatttattagtttaaacccctagacctttgttggtgatctcaattgtgcccatatacatgttttattgatggtttataatggttgttaactactgtcaacaaaCTCCCCTAAGCTtagcctttgctagtcccttagcaaagctaaactcagtaatggatcaggagttgcgtcAATGCTTTCActtctcaaaagtacacatgcattcaaacaagaattctcctccggattagaataaactgatatgactctcaaacttacccatattaccttcaactatgtCAAATTTTAAgagcatatgtgggtggtgtgtacgtgatcttgattttaagagcatgacaaacctctcataagggtcaacaaagcttgactaaactcaatgcaatgcaagcaacatatatgagtgaaagttttcttaatctaaatatcatatattgttctggtaggaattcaagctttgtcatacaaggaactcatcatgtaaaatttgtatgtttttcaaaagataaatctctagaactctagtatcactaggaacaagataaacaatagctcagaccttcttatattatatccgtcaattacctagacttagatcaagcatatggtacccatgagtttcaagttcagagtaaattcttatatcaaaacagtcatatccaaaactcaggagaattcaaggctgaaaactaggtacttaaaaggaattacagcagagcaactatttatcatttccattgcaagagattatccttagagtccattttatttattcagctcttaaaaacagaaaactagacacactttttattttgttttcaagttttaagatcacaccttagtAATATATATAACTAGTTAggacaaatttttattttgttttagtttgttatgtatctttttatttctttagctaATATAAAGCAAAATCAAAAGTAGTAAAActaaaggaaagaaatacttagcaagatacatgatggatgctcctcccccaagctggatgttgctgTGGTCGATTGTTGAATGTTGAGTGATCTTTCTCAGAGTGTGTTTGCTAGCTTATGTCCTTCTCATTCATCCAGAAGTTGGGTTCCTCATGTGTAGCG harbors:
- the LOC136515618 gene encoding uncharacterized protein, whose product is MTPNQVLGDVKTNDTYRDDEEKEEKNKEKNDDNKDEKKKKSVAFKATTSSKGKAKQETSSEDDDSSFDEMDDEKMTLFVKRFGKFMVKKSYCARRKKSSSKSKNEARSDSDDDEPTKDELIDMLEDAKTHFDIKRRECKDLHKELKALK